Proteins encoded in a region of the Phaenicophaeus curvirostris isolate KB17595 chromosome 1, BPBGC_Pcur_1.0, whole genome shotgun sequence genome:
- the CREG2 gene encoding protein CREG2, which yields MSPRRWLRACWWLPALLCGGAAGYVVVSSVSWPLPEEGAAADELHSSSTEEALPALLEEPGGLWKRSYPASAHREDAALGSGPAGRPAGRAAAPSGMFSYPREGVGAPGSAGTARYLARYNTWGFVATRAARGKIQGMPYGNCLLLSDGPVNNSTGIPFFYVTPKDNTVADLLKNPMASLTLPEADGNFCRKNLIDPEDPRCARLTLMGQMVMVPPEEVEFAKQAMFSRHPVVRKWPRSYEWFFMKMNIEHIWLQSWYGEVSAIAVEEYLKAVPSKG from the exons ATGTCGCCGAGGCGGTGGCTGCGGGCTTGCTGGTGGCTGCCGGCGCTGCTGTGCGGCGGCGCCGCGGGCTACGTGGTGGTCAGCTCGGTGTCGTGGCCGCTGCCCGAGGAAGGAGCGGCGGCCGACGAGCTGCACAGCTCTTCCACCGAGGAGGCGCTGCCGGCGCTGCTGGAGGAGCCGGGCGGGCTCTGGAAGCGGAGCTACCCGGCCTCGGCGCACCGGGAGGACGCGGCGCTCGGCTCCGGGCCGGCGGGGAggccggcggggcgggcggccgCGCCCTCCGGGATGTTCTCCTACCCCCGGGAGGGCGTCGGGGCGCCGGGAAGCGCCGGCACCGCCCGGTACCTCGCCCGTTACAACACCTGGGGCTTCGTGGCGACGCGGGCGGCGCGAGGAAAG ATCCAAGGCATGCCCTATGGGAACTGTTTACTTCTAAGTGATGGTCCTGTCAATAACAGCACTGGAATCCCTTTCTTTTATGTGACACCAAAGGATAACACTGTGGCAGATCTCCTGAAGAATCCCATGGCTTCTCTGACCCTGCCAGAGGCAGATGGAAATTTCTGCAG AAAAAATTTAATTGATCCGGAGGATCCAAGGTGTGCCAGGCTGACTCTCATGGGACAGATGGTCATGGTGCCTCCAGAGGAAGTGGAATTCGCCAAGCAAGCAATGTTTTCCAG GCATCCAGTGGTAAGAAAATGGCCTCGCAGCTATGAGTGGTTCTTCATGAAAATGAACATTGAACACATCTGGCTCCAGAGCTGGTATGGAGAAGTTTCTGCCATAGCAGTGGAAGAGTATTTAAAAGCAGTTCCCAGTAAAGGATGA